One stretch of Filifactor alocis ATCC 35896 DNA includes these proteins:
- the priA gene encoding replication restart helicase PriA, with amino-acid sequence MKQLIEVAILSRGSGIYTKFDYYADSCVQIGQRVEVPFGKGSSVALGMVVGIDKEPEQNMEYKEVLRCIDETPVVDQAILDISKEIADDYLCSFQDAVGLFLPKGEKATFDKTKVVLSLATQEQWDEYLLSQRKNAYIKLELARRLSQVGELSWEEIRNDITPHPSAPIQQMEEKGLVKVIVQEHNRFETKKSQWIPAANLMFSKEQNDVTEEIWNGSTEDGSKTYLIHGITGSGKTEIYIELIRRTVQQGKQAIVLVPEISLTPQMIERFQKIFGDGVAFLHSALTEKEKKIQWHKMKQGACSIAIGPRSALFVPFWNLGMIIVDECHEDTYHSEMTPRYDAVEVAKKLGDYRNATVVLGSATPTIEQLYDCQNGSMIRLNLENRVNGAILPQISVVDMREELRNGNNSMFSGYLLFRIRETLEKGEQVLLFLNKRGFSKSLTCTDCGYVHKCPNCDITLTYHKQNNALKCHYCNYQMPFDRTCPDCGGILKDISFGTQKIQELIEEEFSNAKVIRMDRDTTEKRGQQEQYLKSFERGEANVLIGTQMIGKGLNFPNVTLVGILQADQGMDMPDYRGSEKVFQMLEQVSGRAGRFEKRGESVIQTYRTESSLFHYLLERDYDGFYQEELAIRKAFFYPPYGSIFRIVVSSVSLDDSAETAKRWEQALHFYFQKKNLQSAILGPAPCLIQRLEKKYRWHLLIKVKNLEEETVIRNMIRYLQTVKRNVLYGKKSVVIVEKNPRNIL; translated from the coding sequence TTGAAACAGTTGATAGAAGTTGCCATTTTAAGCAGAGGTAGCGGAATTTATACAAAATTTGATTATTATGCGGATTCTTGTGTTCAAATCGGGCAGAGGGTGGAGGTTCCGTTCGGAAAAGGCAGTTCTGTTGCACTGGGAATGGTGGTTGGAATTGACAAAGAACCGGAGCAGAATATGGAATACAAAGAAGTATTGCGATGTATTGATGAAACACCTGTTGTAGATCAGGCGATATTGGATATTTCCAAAGAGATTGCCGACGACTACCTCTGTTCTTTTCAAGATGCTGTCGGATTGTTTTTGCCCAAGGGAGAAAAAGCGACATTTGACAAAACAAAGGTCGTCCTTTCTTTGGCAACACAGGAGCAGTGGGATGAGTATCTCTTATCCCAGAGAAAAAATGCTTATATTAAGTTGGAATTGGCAAGAAGGTTGTCGCAAGTGGGAGAGCTATCGTGGGAAGAGATTCGAAATGATATCACACCTCATCCGTCTGCTCCGATTCAACAAATGGAAGAAAAGGGACTTGTAAAGGTCATTGTTCAGGAACACAATCGGTTTGAAACAAAGAAATCACAGTGGATTCCTGCAGCAAACCTTATGTTCAGCAAAGAACAGAACGATGTTACTGAAGAAATTTGGAACGGTTCAACAGAAGACGGGAGTAAAACCTATTTGATTCATGGAATTACAGGTTCCGGAAAAACGGAAATCTATATTGAATTGATACGAAGAACGGTTCAACAGGGAAAGCAGGCTATTGTTCTGGTTCCTGAAATTTCACTCACTCCGCAGATGATAGAACGATTTCAAAAGATTTTTGGAGACGGAGTTGCATTTTTGCACAGCGCCTTGACGGAAAAAGAGAAAAAAATTCAGTGGCATAAGATGAAACAAGGAGCTTGTTCGATTGCCATCGGACCGCGCTCGGCACTGTTTGTACCGTTTTGGAATTTGGGCATGATTATCGTAGACGAGTGTCACGAAGATACGTATCACTCTGAGATGACACCGAGATATGATGCGGTGGAAGTGGCAAAAAAATTAGGGGACTATCGCAATGCGACGGTTGTATTGGGTTCGGCAACGCCTACGATTGAACAGTTATATGATTGCCAAAACGGAAGTATGATTCGTTTGAACTTGGAGAATCGTGTGAACGGAGCGATTCTTCCTCAAATATCCGTTGTGGATATGAGAGAAGAATTGAGAAACGGAAACAATTCGATGTTCAGCGGATATCTTTTGTTTCGGATTCGAGAGACACTTGAAAAAGGAGAACAGGTGCTGTTGTTTTTGAATAAGCGAGGTTTTTCCAAGAGTTTGACTTGTACAGACTGCGGTTATGTTCACAAATGTCCCAACTGTGATATCACTTTGACGTATCATAAGCAAAACAATGCACTGAAATGTCACTATTGCAATTATCAGATGCCATTCGACAGAACTTGTCCGGACTGTGGCGGAATACTGAAAGATATTTCCTTCGGGACACAAAAAATTCAAGAGTTGATTGAGGAAGAATTTTCGAATGCGAAAGTGATTCGCATGGACAGAGATACGACCGAGAAAAGAGGACAACAGGAACAATATTTGAAATCCTTTGAAAGAGGAGAAGCGAATGTTCTGATTGGAACGCAGATGATAGGCAAAGGACTCAACTTTCCCAATGTGACATTGGTAGGAATTTTGCAGGCGGATCAGGGAATGGATATGCCGGATTATCGAGGAAGCGAAAAAGTGTTTCAAATGTTGGAGCAGGTTTCGGGACGTGCCGGAAGATTTGAGAAACGGGGAGAATCTGTGATTCAGACCTATCGAACGGAAAGCAGTCTGTTTCATTATCTTTTGGAACGAGATTACGACGGATTTTATCAGGAAGAGCTTGCGATTCGAAAGGCGTTCTTTTATCCGCCGTATGGGAGTATTTTTCGAATTGTGGTAAGTTCCGTTTCTTTGGATGACAGTGCGGAAACGGCAAAACGATGGGAGCAGGCTCTGCATTTTTATTTTCAAAAGAAGAATCTACAATCCGCTATTTTGGGACCGGCACCTTGTTTGATTCAGCGATTGGAAAAAAAATATCGATGGCATCTGTTGATTAAGGTAAAAAATTTAGAAGAAGAAACCGTGATTCGTAACATGATTCGATATCTTCAAACAGTGAAGAGAAATGTGTTGTATGGAAAGAAAAGTGTTGTCATTGTGGAAAAAAATCCCAGGAATATTTTGTAG